A region from the Bradyrhizobium erythrophlei genome encodes:
- a CDS encoding ABC transporter ATP-binding protein: protein MTQAQLAQGQYPLLAVRDVSVVFGGIIALNGVSFDMKRGQILGLIGPNGAGKTTLFNCLSRLYQPSRGDILMDGRSILTRPPHRIAEIGIGRTFQNVALFPNLSVLDNVRVGTHARTNSDIISDSLRLPWVRRGEAALNERVHDILGYLDLDDVAHVTVSGLPFGTQKRVELARALAADPKILLLDEPAGGLNHEEVHVLGALIRRIRDERNITVLLVEHHMGLVMSIADHVVALNFGRKLAEGTPAQVQSDPDVIKAYLGSKDQ, encoded by the coding sequence ATGACGCAGGCACAACTCGCGCAGGGACAGTATCCCCTGCTTGCGGTTCGCGACGTCAGCGTCGTGTTCGGCGGCATCATCGCGCTGAATGGCGTATCCTTCGACATGAAGCGGGGCCAGATCCTCGGCCTGATCGGTCCGAACGGCGCCGGCAAGACCACGCTGTTCAATTGCCTCTCGCGGCTCTACCAGCCGAGCCGCGGCGATATCCTGATGGACGGCCGCAGCATCCTGACCCGCCCGCCGCACCGGATCGCCGAAATCGGCATCGGCCGCACCTTCCAGAACGTGGCGCTGTTTCCCAATCTTTCGGTGCTCGACAACGTCCGGGTCGGCACCCATGCCCGCACCAACAGCGACATCATCAGCGATTCGCTGCGACTGCCCTGGGTGCGTCGCGGCGAGGCCGCGCTCAACGAGCGTGTCCACGATATCCTTGGCTATCTCGACCTCGACGATGTCGCCCATGTCACGGTTTCCGGCCTGCCTTTCGGCACCCAGAAACGCGTCGAACTGGCCCGGGCGCTCGCTGCCGATCCGAAGATCCTGCTGCTCGACGAGCCCGCCGGCGGCCTCAATCACGAGGAAGTCCATGTGCTGGGCGCGCTTATTCGCCGCATCCGCGACGAACGCAACATCACCGTGCTGCTGGTCGAGCATCACATGGGGCTCGTGATGTCGATCGCCGACCACGTGGTCGCGCTGAATTTCGGCCGCAAGCTCGCCGAGGGAACGCCGGCGCAGGTGCAGTCCGACCCCGATGTCATCAAGGCCTATCTCGGGAGCAAGGACCAATGA
- the pimC gene encoding pimeloyl-CoA dehydrogenase large subunit: MDLSFSKEEMAFREEVRAFFRDNVPPETRRKLVEGRHLSKDEMVAWWRILNNKGWGVSHWPKEYGGTGWTSVQHYIFNEELQMHPAPAPLAFGVSMVGPVIYTFGNEKQKREYLPRIANVDDWWCQGFSEPGSGSDLASLKTKAERKGDKYIINGQKTWTTLAQYADMIFCLCRTDTNAKKQMGISFIVFSMKSKGVTVRPIQTIDGGHEVNEVFFDDVEVPVENLIGEENKGWDYAKFLLGNERTGIARVGVSKERIRRIKELASKVESGGKPVIEDLKFREKLAEVEIELKALELTQLRVVADEGKHGKGKPNPASSVLKIKGSEIQQATTELLMEVIGPFAAPYDIHGDDGSNETMDWTAQIAPSYFNNRKVSIYGGSNEIQRNIITKAVLGL; encoded by the coding sequence ATGGATCTCAGTTTCAGCAAGGAAGAAATGGCGTTTCGCGAGGAGGTGCGGGCCTTCTTCAGGGACAACGTGCCGCCGGAGACGCGGCGCAAACTGGTCGAGGGCCGGCATCTCTCCAAGGACGAGATGGTCGCCTGGTGGCGCATCCTCAACAACAAGGGCTGGGGCGTCTCGCACTGGCCGAAGGAATATGGCGGCACGGGGTGGACCTCGGTGCAGCACTACATCTTCAACGAGGAACTGCAGATGCACCCGGCGCCGGCGCCGCTGGCCTTCGGCGTCAGCATGGTCGGCCCTGTCATCTACACCTTCGGCAACGAAAAGCAGAAGCGAGAATATCTGCCGCGCATCGCCAATGTCGACGACTGGTGGTGCCAGGGCTTTTCGGAGCCTGGTTCGGGCTCCGACCTCGCCTCGCTGAAGACAAAGGCCGAGCGCAAGGGCGACAAATACATCATCAACGGCCAGAAGACCTGGACCACGCTGGCCCAGTACGCCGACATGATCTTCTGCCTCTGTCGCACCGATACCAACGCCAAGAAGCAGATGGGCATCTCCTTCATCGTGTTCAGCATGAAGTCGAAAGGCGTCACGGTGCGCCCGATCCAGACCATCGACGGCGGTCATGAGGTCAACGAGGTGTTCTTCGATGACGTCGAGGTGCCCGTCGAGAACCTGATCGGCGAAGAGAACAAGGGCTGGGACTACGCCAAATTCCTGCTCGGCAACGAGCGCACCGGCATCGCCCGCGTCGGCGTGTCCAAGGAGCGCATCCGCCGCATCAAGGAACTGGCCTCCAAGGTCGAGTCCGGCGGCAAGCCCGTGATCGAGGATTTGAAATTCCGCGAGAAGCTGGCCGAGGTCGAGATCGAGCTGAAGGCGCTGGAACTGACCCAGCTTCGTGTCGTCGCTGACGAAGGCAAGCACGGCAAGGGCAAACCCAATCCTGCTTCGTCCGTCCTGAAGATAAAAGGCTCGGAAATCCAGCAGGCCACCACCGAACTCTTGATGGAAGTGATCGGCCCGTTCGCCGCCCCCTACGACATCCACGGCGACGATGGATCCAACGAGACCATGGACTGGACCGCGCAGATCGCGCCGAGCTATTTCAACAACCGCAAGGTCTCGATCTACGGCGGCTCCAACGAGATCCAGCGCAACATCATCACCAAGGCCGTTCTGGGGCTTTAG
- a CDS encoding SDR family NAD(P)-dependent oxidoreductase: MKNTPFDLTGKVAVITGSSRGIGRSSAELLAKLGAKVVISSRKADACREVADGINKSGGDAHVIACNISRRDEVEALISGATKHYGKIDILVCNAAVNPYYGPLLEITDEAFDKIMNSNVKSNIWLCALAIPQMAARGSGSVVIVSSIGGLRGSTVIGAYGISKAADFSLCRSLAGEWGPKGVRVNCVAPGLVKTDFARALWEDVERLKRRCATTPLRRIGEPDEIAGAVAYLGSDASSFMTGQTIVVDGGVTTASV, translated from the coding sequence GTGAAAAACACCCCGTTCGATCTCACCGGCAAGGTCGCCGTCATCACCGGCTCCAGCCGCGGCATCGGCCGGTCCTCGGCCGAACTGCTCGCCAAACTCGGCGCAAAGGTGGTAATCTCCAGCCGCAAGGCCGACGCCTGCCGCGAGGTCGCCGACGGCATCAATAAATCCGGCGGCGACGCCCATGTCATCGCCTGCAACATCTCGCGCCGCGACGAGGTTGAGGCGCTGATTTCGGGCGCGACGAAACATTACGGCAAGATCGACATCCTGGTCTGCAACGCCGCGGTCAATCCCTATTACGGCCCGCTGCTCGAGATCACCGATGAAGCCTTCGACAAGATCATGAACTCCAACGTCAAGAGCAACATTTGGCTGTGCGCGCTGGCGATCCCGCAAATGGCGGCACGCGGCAGCGGTTCGGTCGTGATCGTGTCCTCGATCGGGGGCTTGCGCGGGTCCACCGTGATCGGCGCCTACGGGATTTCCAAGGCGGCGGATTTTTCGCTGTGCCGCAGCCTCGCCGGCGAATGGGGCCCGAAAGGCGTGCGCGTCAATTGCGTAGCACCAGGCCTGGTCAAGACCGATTTCGCCCGCGCGCTGTGGGAAGACGTAGAGCGCCTGAAACGCCGCTGCGCCACGACGCCCTTGCGCCGCATCGGCGAGCCCGACGAAATCGCCGGCGCCGTGGCCTATCTCGGCTCCGACGCCTCGAGCTTCATGACCGGCCAGACCATCGTGGTCGACGGCGGCGTCACCACGGCGTCGGTGTAG
- the pimD gene encoding pimeloyl-CoA dehydrogenase small subunit, which translates to MDFDLSEEQRLLKESVEGLLGSSYDFDSRKKYMAEKGGWSKAVWSKLAEQGLLGLPFSEDDGGFGAGAVEIMIVMEAMGRALVLEPYLATVVVAGGFLRHGGSAEQKAAYIPGIIDGTKTFAFAQLEKNSRYDLADVATTAKKKGSGWVIDGEKFVVLNGEAADTLIVTARTRGGQRDAGGIGVFLVPADAKGITKKGYPTQDGLHAADISFTGLEIGADAAIGDPADGLALVERVVDEARTAICAEAVGIMDESLKTTVEYLKTRKQFGVPIGSFQTLQHRAADMFVALEQARSMSMFATMANDFDNAKERATAVAAAKVQVGKSGKFVGQQSIQLHGGIGMTMEAKIGHYFKRLTMIENSLGDTDYHLRRVTNSGGLL; encoded by the coding sequence ATGGATTTTGATCTGTCGGAGGAGCAGCGGCTTCTCAAGGAAAGCGTCGAGGGTCTGCTGGGCTCGTCCTACGATTTCGATAGCCGCAAGAAATACATGGCGGAGAAGGGCGGCTGGAGCAAAGCCGTCTGGAGCAAGCTCGCCGAACAGGGCCTGCTGGGCCTGCCGTTCTCCGAAGACGACGGCGGCTTCGGCGCCGGCGCGGTCGAGATCATGATCGTGATGGAAGCGATGGGCCGGGCGCTGGTGCTGGAGCCCTATCTCGCCACCGTTGTCGTCGCCGGCGGCTTCCTGCGCCATGGCGGTTCGGCCGAGCAGAAGGCCGCCTACATTCCCGGCATCATCGACGGCACCAAGACCTTTGCCTTCGCGCAGCTCGAGAAGAATTCGCGCTACGATCTCGCCGACGTCGCGACCACGGCCAAGAAGAAGGGTTCTGGCTGGGTCATCGACGGCGAGAAATTCGTCGTGCTCAACGGCGAGGCCGCCGACACCCTGATCGTGACCGCGCGCACCAGGGGCGGCCAGCGCGACGCCGGCGGCATCGGCGTATTCCTGGTGCCCGCCGACGCCAAGGGGATCACCAAGAAGGGCTATCCGACCCAGGACGGCCTGCATGCCGCCGACATCAGTTTTACGGGCCTCGAAATCGGCGCCGATGCCGCGATCGGCGATCCGGCAGATGGCCTGGCGCTGGTTGAACGCGTGGTCGACGAGGCCCGCACCGCGATCTGCGCCGAAGCCGTCGGCATCATGGACGAGTCGCTGAAGACCACGGTCGAATATCTCAAGACGCGAAAGCAGTTTGGCGTGCCGATCGGCAGCTTTCAGACCCTGCAGCACCGCGCCGCCGACATGTTCGTGGCGCTGGAGCAGGCCCGCAGCATGTCGATGTTCGCCACCATGGCGAACGATTTCGACAATGCCAAAGAACGCGCCACCGCGGTCGCCGCGGCCAAGGTGCAGGTCGGCAAGTCCGGCAAATTCGTCGGCCAGCAATCGATCCAGCTCCACGGCGGCATCGGCATGACCATGGAGGCCAAGATCGGCCACTACTTCAAGCGGCTGACCATGATCGAGAACAGTCTTGGCGACACCGACTACCACCTCCGCCGCGTCACCAACTCGGGCGGGCTGCTGTAG
- a CDS encoding 3-hydroxyacyl-CoA dehydrogenase NAD-binding domain-containing protein, with the protein MNEVVKLERNDVVAIVTVNSPPVNALSAAVRGGILECMNSAIADPEVKAIVLTCAGRTFIAGADITEFGKPPKPPGLAEVLTAMENSPKPIVAAIHGTALGGGLEVALACHFRVATKEAKLGLPEVKLGLLPGAGGTQRLPRAVGPELAVKMIVGGDPIGAADALKNGLIEEIVEGPASGGEAFARKVLAEKRPLRKLRDDDSKLAAARADRSIFTNAVAALTKKARGLEAPFAAADAVGAAIDLPFDEGLKKEREGFLKLVASDQSKAQRYAFFSEREAAKIAGVPEGTKPRNVERVAIIGAGTMGGGIAMSFANAGIPVTLIETGEEQLKRGMGVMQKNYEATAARGGIPADAPAKRMGLINGVVGLENVRDADLIIEAVFETMAIKKEVFTALDKFAKPGAVLASNTSYLNIDEIAKVTGRPQDVLGMHFFSPANVMKLCEIVRAAKTAPDALTTAVAVARKIAKVPAVVGVCDGFVGNRMLAQRGKQSEKLLFEGALPQQVDAVVTKFGMPMGPFAMSDLAGLDIGWRSRKDRGIKSEIADALCEAGRFGQKTGKGYYKYEAGSRAPLPDPEVEKLIDETLTRLGRKRRVVTDDEILERMMYPMINEGARILEEGIAARPSDIDVIWLYGYGWPIYRGGPMFYADQVGLKHVADRLSYYAKETNDPSLEPAPLLKRLAAEGKTFASLAQTAKAA; encoded by the coding sequence GTGAACGAAGTCGTCAAGCTCGAACGTAATGACGTGGTCGCCATCGTCACAGTCAACAGCCCTCCCGTCAATGCGCTGAGCGCCGCGGTCCGCGGCGGCATCCTGGAATGCATGAACAGCGCGATCGCCGATCCCGAGGTAAAGGCGATCGTGCTGACCTGCGCCGGCCGCACCTTCATCGCCGGCGCCGACATCACCGAATTCGGCAAGCCGCCGAAGCCGCCGGGCCTCGCCGAAGTGCTGACGGCGATGGAGAACTCGCCGAAGCCGATCGTTGCCGCGATCCACGGCACCGCGCTCGGTGGCGGCCTCGAAGTTGCCCTTGCCTGTCATTTCCGCGTCGCGACCAAGGAAGCAAAGCTCGGCCTGCCCGAAGTGAAGCTCGGCCTGCTGCCGGGCGCCGGCGGAACGCAGCGGCTGCCGCGCGCGGTCGGCCCCGAACTCGCGGTCAAGATGATCGTAGGCGGCGATCCGATCGGGGCCGCTGACGCGCTCAAGAACGGTCTGATCGAGGAAATCGTCGAAGGCCCGGCCTCCGGCGGCGAAGCCTTTGCCCGCAAGGTGCTGGCGGAGAAGCGTCCCTTGCGGAAGCTGCGCGACGACGATTCCAAGCTCGCCGCGGCCAGGGCCGACCGCTCGATCTTCACCAATGCGGTCGCCGCGCTGACCAAGAAAGCACGCGGGCTGGAAGCGCCGTTCGCCGCGGCCGACGCGGTCGGCGCCGCGATCGACCTGCCGTTCGATGAAGGGTTAAAGAAGGAGCGCGAGGGTTTCCTCAAGCTCGTCGCAAGCGACCAGTCGAAGGCGCAGCGCTATGCGTTCTTCAGCGAGCGCGAAGCCGCCAAGATCGCGGGCGTTCCCGAAGGCACGAAACCGCGCAATGTCGAGCGTGTCGCCATCATCGGCGCCGGCACCATGGGCGGCGGCATCGCGATGTCGTTTGCCAATGCCGGTATCCCGGTCACGCTGATCGAGACCGGCGAGGAGCAGCTCAAGCGCGGCATGGGCGTGATGCAGAAGAATTACGAGGCGACCGCCGCCCGCGGCGGCATTCCGGCCGACGCCCCCGCCAAGCGCATGGGCCTGATCAACGGCGTGGTCGGGCTCGAGAATGTGAGAGATGCTGACCTGATCATCGAAGCCGTGTTCGAGACCATGGCGATCAAGAAAGAAGTGTTCACCGCGCTCGACAAGTTCGCCAAGCCGGGCGCGGTGCTGGCTTCCAACACCTCCTATCTCAACATCGATGAGATCGCGAAAGTGACCGGCCGTCCGCAGGACGTGCTCGGCATGCACTTCTTCTCGCCGGCCAACGTGATGAAGCTGTGCGAGATCGTGCGTGCGGCGAAGACCGCGCCGGATGCCCTGACCACCGCAGTCGCGGTGGCGCGCAAGATCGCAAAGGTGCCGGCGGTGGTCGGGGTCTGCGACGGTTTTGTCGGCAACCGGATGCTGGCGCAGCGCGGCAAGCAGTCGGAAAAGCTCCTGTTCGAAGGCGCGCTGCCGCAGCAGGTCGACGCCGTCGTGACGAAATTTGGCATGCCGATGGGCCCGTTCGCGATGAGCGATCTCGCCGGCCTCGATATCGGCTGGCGCTCGCGCAAAGACCGCGGCATCAAGTCGGAAATCGCCGACGCGCTGTGCGAGGCGGGGCGTTTCGGCCAGAAGACCGGCAAGGGCTATTACAAATATGAAGCCGGCTCGCGCGCGCCGCTGCCCGATCCGGAGGTCGAGAAGCTGATCGACGAGACGCTCACGCGGCTGGGCCGCAAGCGGCGGGTGGTCACCGACGACGAGATCCTCGAGCGCATGATGTATCCGATGATCAACGAGGGCGCGCGGATCCTCGAAGAGGGCATCGCGGCGCGTCCGAGCGACATCGACGTGATCTGGCTCTACGGCTATGGCTGGCCGATCTATCGCGGCGGCCCGATGTTCTATGCCGACCAGGTGGGCCTGAAGCACGTCGCCGACCGGCTGTCGTACTATGCCAAGGAAACCAACGATCCCTCGCTCGAACCGGCACCCCTGCTCAAGCGCCTCGCCGCCGAAGGCAAGACGTTCGCGTCGCTGGCCCAGACGGCGAAGGCTGCGTGA
- a CDS encoding IclR family transcriptional regulator, with amino-acid sequence MKRPAKKGATDRSFVVALSRGLDVLRAFRPNDGLLGNQEIAARTNLPKPTVSRLTYTLTKLGYLTPVPRFEKYQLAPSAMALGYAALANLGVRHLSEPFREEVMRETGGAVAVGGRDRTSMIYFGQSRGMTLGVQLDVGSRVPIATTAMGRAYIWALPAEERAALLRELREHYGSRWPRMRDGIERAGETVAKLGFAISAGEWHDDIHAVGVALKLNDGTGPYAFNCGAPAFRFTEERLRNDIGPRLVAMVRNVEAALGGTTPYSKKEESKKLKAGGKVARVVEGIR; translated from the coding sequence ATGAAACGTCCAGCCAAGAAGGGTGCGACCGATCGCAGCTTCGTCGTCGCGCTTTCCCGCGGCCTCGATGTGTTGCGCGCATTCCGTCCCAACGACGGGCTTCTTGGCAATCAGGAGATCGCGGCCCGTACCAACTTACCAAAGCCAACCGTTTCGCGGCTGACATATACCTTGACCAAGCTGGGCTACCTTACACCCGTTCCGCGGTTCGAGAAGTATCAACTGGCGCCGTCGGCCATGGCGCTCGGCTATGCCGCGCTTGCCAACCTCGGCGTTCGGCATTTGTCCGAGCCGTTTCGCGAGGAAGTGATGCGCGAGACCGGCGGCGCCGTGGCGGTCGGCGGCCGCGACCGCACCAGCATGATCTATTTCGGCCAGAGCCGCGGCATGACGCTCGGCGTTCAACTGGACGTCGGCTCGAGGGTCCCGATTGCAACTACCGCGATGGGGCGGGCCTATATCTGGGCGCTGCCGGCCGAGGAGCGTGCCGCTTTATTGCGCGAACTGCGCGAACATTACGGCAGCCGCTGGCCCCGGATGCGCGACGGCATCGAACGCGCCGGCGAAACGGTGGCCAAGCTCGGTTTTGCGATCTCGGCAGGCGAATGGCACGACGACATCCATGCCGTCGGCGTAGCCTTAAAGCTTAATGACGGAACCGGTCCTTACGCGTTTAATTGCGGTGCGCCCGCATTCCGGTTCACGGAAGAGCGGCTGCGCAACGATATTGGACCTCGTCTCGTGGCGATGGTAAGGAACGTCGAGGCGGCGCTTGGCGGGACGACACCGTACTCAAAAAAAGAAGAAAGCAAAAAGTTGAAAGCAGGAGGGAAAGTTGCACGTGTGGTCGAGGGGATCAGGTAG
- the pimA gene encoding dicarboxylate--CoA ligase PimA has protein sequence MHPGEKFYPEGVHWDDPIARGTLPDLLSKAAADYGERPALEFRDRPISYIGLEAMVEVAASAFLRAGYGKNASIALFLGNSPDHPTNFFGALKAGARVVHLSPLDGERALSHKLSDSGARILVTSDLAALLPMALKFLEKGLLDRLIVCEDDHWGAVGNPHTPIPDHPAIVTFKKFAEGAAKPAQWPKVAADDVALLQYTGGTTGLPKGAMLSHGNLTSAVSIYDVWGKNTRPRRAGPARVICVLPLFHIYALTVILLRCLERGDLISLHQRFDVEAVMRDIEVKRATDFPGVPTMWIAIASLPDLDRRDLSSLVSCGSGGAPLPVEVARIFERKTNMKLKSGWGMTETCSPGTGHPPEGPEKPGSIGLMLPGIEMDVVALEDSRKVLPPGEVGEIRIKGPNVTKGYWNRPQETAEAFVGDRFLTGDIGYMDQDGYFYLVDRKKDMIISGGFNVYPQMIEQAIYEHPAVQEVIVIGIPDDYRGEAAKAFVKLRAGAKPFTLEELKAFLAGKLGKHEIPAALEFVDELPRTSVGKLSRHELRNRQPAAKQPQLASGGGA, from the coding sequence ATGCATCCTGGCGAAAAATTCTATCCGGAAGGGGTCCATTGGGACGATCCGATCGCGCGGGGCACGCTGCCTGATCTGTTGTCGAAGGCGGCGGCAGACTACGGCGAGCGGCCGGCGCTCGAATTCCGCGACCGGCCGATCAGCTACATTGGGCTGGAAGCCATGGTCGAGGTCGCGGCCTCGGCCTTCCTGCGCGCCGGCTACGGCAAGAATGCCTCGATCGCGCTGTTCCTCGGCAACTCGCCCGATCACCCGACCAATTTCTTCGGCGCGCTGAAGGCCGGCGCGCGCGTGGTGCATCTGTCGCCGCTCGACGGCGAGCGCGCGCTGTCGCACAAATTGAGCGACAGCGGCGCGCGCATCCTCGTCACCTCGGATCTTGCCGCGCTGCTGCCGATGGCGCTGAAGTTTCTCGAAAAAGGCCTGCTCGACCGCCTGATCGTCTGCGAGGACGATCATTGGGGCGCGGTCGGCAATCCGCACACGCCGATCCCGGATCATCCGGCGATCGTCACATTCAAAAAATTCGCCGAAGGCGCCGCAAAACCAGCGCAGTGGCCAAAGGTCGCAGCCGATGACGTGGCGCTGCTGCAATATACCGGCGGCACCACCGGCCTGCCCAAGGGCGCCATGCTCAGCCATGGCAACCTGACCTCGGCGGTGTCGATCTACGACGTCTGGGGCAAGAATACGCGGCCCAGGCGCGCCGGCCCCGCGCGCGTCATCTGCGTGCTGCCGCTGTTCCATATCTACGCACTGACGGTGATCCTGCTGCGCTGTCTCGAGCGCGGCGATTTGATCTCGCTGCACCAGCGCTTCGATGTCGAAGCGGTCATGCGCGACATCGAGGTCAAGCGGGCGACCGACTTTCCCGGCGTGCCCACGATGTGGATCGCGATCGCGAGCCTGCCCGATCTCGACAGACGCGACCTGTCGTCGCTCGTCAGCTGTGGTTCGGGCGGCGCGCCGCTGCCGGTCGAGGTCGCGCGAATCTTCGAGCGCAAGACCAACATGAAGCTGAAGAGCGGCTGGGGCATGACCGAGACCTGCTCGCCCGGCACCGGCCATCCGCCGGAAGGACCGGAAAAGCCGGGCTCTATCGGGCTGATGCTGCCGGGCATCGAGATGGACGTGGTGGCGCTGGAGGATTCCAGGAAGGTGCTGCCGCCGGGCGAAGTCGGCGAGATCCGCATCAAGGGACCGAATGTCACGAAGGGCTACTGGAACCGGCCCCAGGAAACCGCCGAGGCTTTTGTCGGCGACCGTTTTCTCACCGGCGACATCGGCTACATGGACCAGGACGGCTATTTCTATCTGGTCGACCGCAAGAAGGACATGATCATCTCCGGCGGCTTCAACGTTTATCCGCAGATGATCGAACAGGCGATCTACGAGCATCCCGCCGTGCAGGAGGTGATCGTGATCGGAATTCCCGACGATTACCGCGGCGAGGCGGCGAAGGCTTTTGTCAAATTGCGCGCCGGCGCAAAACCGTTCACGCTGGAGGAATTGAAGGCTTTTCTCGCCGGCAAGCTCGGCAAGCACGAGATTCCGGCCGCCCTCGAATTCGTCGACGAACTGCCGCGCACCTCCGTCGGCAAACTCTCCCGCCACGAATTGCGCAACCGGCAGCCGGCAGCGAAACAGCCGCAACTCGCCTCGGGGGGCGGCGCGTGA
- the glpK gene encoding glycerol kinase GlpK, protein MSFVLAIDQGTTSSRAIVFRSDISIAATAQAEFPQYFPASGWVEHEPEDIWTSTIATCREALNKAGVTAKDIAAIGITNQRETTVVWDRATGTAVHRAIVWQDRRTADICARLKSEGHEPIISAKTGLIIDPYFSGTKVAWILDHVPGARARAERGELMFGTVDCYLLWRLTGGKVHATDATNASRTLLFNIHTGEWDDELLKILRVPRSMLPEVKDSSHLFGSSIPELFGGAIAISGIAGDQQAATIGQACFTPGMIKSTYGTGCFALLNTGSTPVASNNKLLTTIAYQLQGKRTYALEGSIFVAGSAVQWLRDGIGLIKQASDTDPLAEQSDSTQSVYLVPAFVGMGAPYWNPRVRGALFGLTRNTGPAEIAHAVLESVCYQTVDLLAAMRADWPEAEAANIVLRVDGGMTASQWTMQRLADLLDAPVDRPVIQETTALGAAYLAGLSAGIYPEPAKFADNWRLEHRFKPNMSQATRERKLAGWARAVKGLLASDEGEG, encoded by the coding sequence ATGTCCTTTGTGCTGGCCATCGATCAGGGCACCACGTCCTCGCGCGCCATCGTGTTTCGATCCGACATCTCGATCGCCGCGACCGCGCAGGCGGAGTTTCCGCAGTATTTTCCGGCCTCGGGCTGGGTCGAGCACGAGCCGGAGGACATCTGGACCTCGACCATTGCCACCTGCCGCGAGGCGCTGAACAAGGCTGGCGTCACGGCGAAAGACATCGCCGCGATCGGCATCACCAACCAGCGCGAAACCACTGTGGTGTGGGACCGCGCCACCGGCACCGCCGTTCATCGTGCCATCGTCTGGCAGGACCGCCGCACCGCCGACATCTGCGCGCGACTGAAGAGCGAAGGCCACGAACCGATAATTTCCGCGAAAACCGGCCTGATTATCGATCCCTATTTCTCCGGCACCAAAGTGGCGTGGATCCTCGACCACGTCCCCGGCGCGCGGGCGCGGGCCGAGCGCGGCGAGCTGATGTTCGGCACCGTCGATTGCTATCTCTTGTGGCGGCTGACCGGCGGCAAGGTGCATGCGACCGACGCCACCAACGCCTCGCGCACGCTGCTGTTCAACATCCACACCGGCGAATGGGACGACGAGCTGCTGAAGATCCTGCGCGTGCCGCGCTCGATGCTCCCGGAGGTGAAGGATTCCTCCCACCTTTTCGGCAGCAGCATCCCGGAACTGTTCGGCGGCGCGATCGCGATCTCCGGCATCGCCGGCGACCAGCAGGCCGCCACCATTGGACAAGCCTGTTTCACGCCGGGCATGATCAAGTCCACCTACGGCACCGGCTGCTTTGCCCTGCTCAACACCGGCTCAACGCCGGTCGCCTCCAACAACAAGCTGCTGACCACCATCGCCTATCAACTGCAGGGAAAACGCACCTACGCGCTGGAGGGCTCGATCTTCGTCGCCGGATCGGCGGTGCAGTGGCTGCGCGACGGGATCGGGCTGATCAAGCAGGCCTCCGACACCGATCCGCTCGCCGAGCAATCCGATTCCACCCAGAGCGTCTACCTGGTGCCGGCCTTTGTCGGCATGGGTGCACCCTACTGGAATCCGCGCGTGCGCGGCGCGCTGTTCGGGCTGACCCGCAACACCGGTCCTGCCGAGATCGCGCATGCCGTGCTCGAAAGCGTCTGCTACCAGACCGTCGACCTTTTGGCCGCGATGCGCGCCGACTGGCCCGAGGCCGAGGCCGCCAACATCGTGCTCCGCGTCGACGGCGGCATGACCGCCTCGCAATGGACCATGCAGCGCCTCGCCGACCTGCTCGACGCGCCGGTCGACCGCCCGGTGATCCAGGAAACCACCGCGCTCGGCGCCGCGTATCTCGCGGGGCTTTCCGCCGGAATCTATCCCGAGCCCGCAAAATTCGCCGACAACTGGCGGCTGGAACACCGCTTCAAGCCGAACATGAGCCAGGCCACGCGGGAGCGGAAGCTCGCCGGGTGGGCGCGCGCGGTGAAGGGACTGCTGGCGAGCGACGAGGGGGAGGGGTAG
- a CDS encoding ABC transporter ATP-binding protein: MTVMLNVKDLRAYYGQVQALHGLTFDLSEGSMTTLLGANGAGKTTTLRAICNMVRSTGAIEFEGSALAGRSTENIVRLGIAHVPQGRGTFTTMTVEENLQLGAISRKDRAGIVSDIERMYDHFPVLKQRHAQQAGTLSGGEQQMLAVARALMLRPRLMLLDEPSFGLAPLIVRDLFKILGKINREDKVTILVVEQNAQLALELADQAYVIETGRIVMAGNAKDIANNEDVRKSYLGY, translated from the coding sequence ATGACGGTGATGCTCAATGTAAAGGACCTGCGCGCCTATTACGGCCAGGTCCAGGCGCTGCATGGCCTCACCTTCGATCTCAGCGAAGGCAGCATGACGACGCTGCTCGGGGCCAACGGCGCCGGCAAGACCACCACGCTGCGGGCGATCTGCAACATGGTGCGCTCGACCGGCGCGATCGAATTCGAAGGCTCCGCCCTCGCCGGCCGCTCCACCGAGAACATCGTCCGCCTCGGCATCGCCCATGTGCCGCAGGGCCGCGGCACCTTCACCACCATGACGGTCGAGGAAAACCTCCAGCTCGGCGCGATCTCGCGCAAGGACCGGGCCGGCATCGTCTCCGACATCGAGCGGATGTACGACCACTTTCCGGTGCTCAAGCAGCGCCATGCCCAGCAGGCCGGCACGCTGTCGGGCGGCGAACAGCAGATGCTGGCGGTCGCCCGCGCGCTGATGCTGCGTCCGCGGCTTATGCTGCTCGACGAGCCGTCGTTCGGCCTGGCGCCGCTGATCGTGCGCGACCTTTTCAAGATCCTCGGCAAGATCAACCGCGAGGACAAGGTCACCATCCTGGTGGTCGAGCAGAACGCGCAGCTGGCGCTGGAGCTCGCCGACCAGGCCTATGTGATCGAAACCGGACGCATCGTGATGGCGGGCAATGCCAAGGATATCGCCAACAACGAAGACGTCCGTAAATCCTATCTGGGTTATTGA